CCGGCGACCTCGCGCAATGGACCTGCTTCGCCGGCACGGTGATCCAGGAGACCTACCGCACCCATCGCCATCTCAGCGATGCCTGCCAGGCGAGCATCGCCGAGCATTCCGATGCCGTTGCCGCGATCATCGCCGAGGCCATGCGCCGATACGGCATCGAGGGCGACTGGACTGCGCCGAGCCTCGCCCGCCACATCCAGGCGGTGCTCCAGGGTGCCTTCATCCTGGCCAAGGGCGAAGGGCAGGCCGCCGTGGCCGTCGAGAGCATCGACCATCTCAGGCGCTACGTGGCGCTACTGTTCCGTCGTCCGATAGGCTGAAGCGCGGGAGGAAGGCATGACACTGTCGTATCGCTGGACCATCGTCGCGCTCGGCGCGCTGATGTCGTGCGTCGGCGTCGGGACGATGTTCTCGCTGGCGGTGTTCCTCAACCCGATCACCGCCGACACCGGCTGGTCGCATGCCGGCATCTCCAGCGCCATGACCCTCAACTTCCTGGTCATGGGCCTCGGCGGCTTCGGCTGGGGCGCGGCGAGCGATCGCTGGGGGACGCGCATCGTCGTGCTCGCCGGGGCGCTGCTGCTCGGCCTGGCGCTGGTGCTGGCCAGCCAGGCCCAGTCGCTGCTCGCCTTCCAGCTGATCTACGGCATGCTGGTGGGCCTGGCCGCCAGCGCCTTCTTCGCGCCGATGATCGCCACCGTCACCGGCTGGTTCGACAGCCATCGCAGCCTGGCCGTTTCCCTCGTCTCGGCCGGCATGGGCGTGGCGCCGCTGACCATCTCGCCCTTGGCGCGCTGGCTGATCTCGGCCCATGGCTGGCGCCCGGCCATGCTGGCCATCGGCATCCTCGCCTGGATCCTGCTGATTCCGGCCGCCCTGCTGGTCCGGCGTCCGCCCGCGGCGGCATCGGACGGCACCGTCGCCGAGGCCGGCAGGGCCACGCCGGGCATCTCGGTGGCGGACGCGCTGCGCTCGCCGCAGTTCCTGGTGCTCGGGCTGACCTTCTTCGCCTGCTGCGCCGCCCATTCCGGGCCGATCTTCCACATGGTCAGCTATGCCATGGTCTGCGGCGTGGCGCCGATGGCGGCGGTGAGCATCTACAGCGTCGAAGGCCTGGCGGGACTCGGCGGACGCCTGCTGCTCGGCGTGCTGGCCGACCGTTACGGCGTCAAGCCGGTGCTGGCCGCCGGCCTGCTGGCGCAGGCGCTGGCGATCGGCACCTATCTCTTCGTCGACCGACTCGGCGAGTTCTATGCGCTCGCCATCGTCTTCGGCGGCGCCTATGGCGGGGTGATGCCGCTCTACGCAACGCTGGCGCGCGAGTATTTCGGCCAGGCGATCATGGGCACCGTCCTCGGGGCGGCGACGCTCTTGTCCAGCCTCGGCATGGCGCTCGGCCCGCTGGCCGGCGGCTGGGTGTTCGACAGCTTCAAGGGCTATGCGTGGCTGTTCGTCGGCTCCTGCGCCGTCGGGCTCGGCGCCGTGGCGATATCCCTGGCCTTCCCGCCGGCACGGCCGATCAGGCTGCAGCCGGCCTGAGAGCGGTCGGGGCGGGGCGCGCCCCAAACAAAAACGCCGGTCTCGCGAGAGGCCGGCGTCGGATGGTCGGGAAGGCGCCTATTGGCGATAGTGCTGGATGCGCGTGGTGCGCAGCCCCGCCAGGCCGTGGCGGTCGATGGAGGCTTGCCAGCCCAGGAACTCCTCCGTGGTCAGGGTGTAGCGGCTGCACGCCTCATCGAGGCTGAGGAGCCCGCCCCGCACGGCCGCGACCACCTCGGCCTTGCGGCGAATGACCCAGCGTTGCGTACCGGGGGGAGGCAGATCGGCGATCGTCAGCGGACTGCCGTCCGGTCCGATCACGTATTTGACCCGAGGACGAAGGGGTTCGGTCATGGGATACGCTCATACAACTCGACTGACCTAGTCGAAGAAGAGCGTAAAGAGGCCCGCTTAAAATTTGCTGAAGGGAAAATGTCGCATTCGAAGCATCCCGGGTTGGCCGGCAAGTGCTTGGCTCGAAAAGCATTTTCTCGAAGGCGCATGGCCCTGCCCCAAGCCCCGTTCCGCTTGCGGCAGGCGGCGCCCGAGCCGCCGGCAGCGGGTCACGAGGCGGACTTGCGCAGGGTCTTGACCTTGTCGAGGGCGACCGAGATGTCGCCGATCTTGAGCAGCGGTGTATCGCCGGAGAGGTCGACGGCGTCGACCTTGCCGGAGATCTCGGTGGAGACGGCGACCGGCTGGCCGGCGGCGTCCACGGCGTCGATCTTCAGCTTGTAGGAGCCGGCGCTGTAGAGCGATCCGTCGCCGCCCCGTCCGTCCCAGACGAAGCTGCCGGCGCCGGCGTCGAGCGAACGGGTTGCGGTGTAGACGGTCGCGCCCGTGCTGGCGTCGATGACGCTGAAGGTCGCCTTGGCCGCGGGCTTCGCGGCGTTCAGCGTCCAGGCCGCCTTGCCCGCGGCGAGGGTGGTCACCGAGCCGTCGGCGGTGATCTCGGCCCCGAGATAGCCGGCCGAGGCGGAGACGATGCCGGCGGCGTTGGCCGAGACCAGGGTGGTCAGGAGATCGTTGGTCCGAAGCTGCTGCTCCACCGAGGAGAACTGCACGAGCTGGGAGGTGAACTGGTTGGTGTCGAGCGGATCCAGCGGGTTCTGGTTCTGCAGCTGCGTGGTCAGGAGCTGCAGGAACGTGTCGAAATTGCCGGCGATGGTCTGCTTCGCATTCGTCTGGCTGGCCGCGAGGGCTCCAGAGGAGGAAGAGGAAACGCTCGTCATGATGGGGCCCCCCTAGAGCATTTTCCGGTGAACCGGCATTCGGTTCGACTTAAGAAAATGCGTAAAAACAAAGAGATAGAGAGTGCGATCGATTCAACTTGAAACGATCACACTCTAGACGCTGATGTCGAGGCCGCCGCGGCGGCCGAGAATGCTGGCATAGGCCGCGACCCGCGGCGAGCTCGGGCGCGGCGTCTCACCCGTGCCGCCGTCGGCGACGAAGGGCTGCGCCTGGCGCTGGCTGCCCTGGTCGCGCCCGGCGAAACCCTGCGGATTCTGGCCGGGATCGCGCAGATTGAACTGCAGCGAGCCCTGGTCGGTCTTGAAGCCGGCGCTGTTCAGCGCCCGCTCCAGCGCACGAGAATCGCGCTGCAGCAGGTCGAGCGTGTCCATCCGCTCGACGGTGAGGGTGGTGGTGGCCGCTCCGGTGGAATCGTCGATGGCGAGGTGGACGTCGATGCGGCCGAGCTCGGGCGGATCGAGCCGGATCTGGAAGCGGCTCTCGCCGTCCTTGGCTCGCGCCGCGACGGTGACCGCGACCTGGGGCAGCGAGGCGACGAGGACGGGCGAGGGCGCCGGCGCCGGGGGAGCCGGTGTCGCCGGTCGCGCCGCCTCCGCCGGGGCGGGCGTGGCGGCCGGCTGGTCCGAGGGCGCCGCGGCGGCATCCTTCGCGGCGGCATGCAGGGCGGCCGCGTCCTTGGCCTCCTTGCCGGCGTCCGCCGCCGGCGGGGTCTTGCCGGCCGGATCGGCCTCGTCCGCATCGGCCTTGCCGGCATCGGGCTTGGCCGGGTCCGCCTTGCCGCCGAGCGCCGCCTGCTGGGGATCGAACGGCTTGGCGCCCGCCTTGCCGGCCGGCGTTCCGGCCGGGGCGGCAGCGGTTTCGCCGGCGGCGACGGGCAGGGTCGCCGCGAGCGCGGCTGCCGCATTGGTGGCCGTCACCGCGCCGGGCCTGACGATGGTGCCGGCCGTCGCCGCGGTCTCGACGACCGGCACCGCGGCCTGGACGGCGAGGGCGGCGGCCATGCCGGGCGAGGCGGCGGCGTCGGGCGTCGCCGCGGCGGGTGCCGGCGCGTCGCCGGCCGCGCTGCCGTCCGCATCGTCGGCATC
The window above is part of the Labrys wisconsinensis genome. Proteins encoded here:
- a CDS encoding flagellar hook assembly protein FlgD gives rise to the protein MTSVSSSSSGALAASQTNAKQTIAGNFDTFLQLLTTQLQNQNPLDPLDTNQFTSQLVQFSSVEQQLRTNDLLTTLVSANAAGIVSASAGYLGAEITADGSVTTLAAGKAAWTLNAAKPAAKATFSVIDASTGATVYTATRSLDAGAGSFVWDGRGGDGSLYSAGSYKLKIDAVDAAGQPVAVSTEISGKVDAVDLSGDTPLLKIGDISVALDKVKTLRKSAS
- a CDS encoding flagellar hook-length control protein FliK; this translates as MTAPDALSDLSVPQARPRRKPAGPTASSAFADLLGQSTDVAARDRPSAPEAAQDAAAPVARAERSKARHPPAQPGAASETADADDADGSAAGDAPAPAAATPDAAASPGMAAALAVQAAVPVVETAATAGTIVRPGAVTATNAAAALAATLPVAAGETAAAPAGTPAGKAGAKPFDPQQAALGGKADPAKPDAGKADADEADPAGKTPPAADAGKEAKDAAALHAAAKDAAAAPSDQPAATPAPAEAARPATPAPPAPAPSPVLVASLPQVAVTVAARAKDGESRFQIRLDPPELGRIDVHLAIDDSTGAATTTLTVERMDTLDLLQRDSRALERALNSAGFKTDQGSLQFNLRDPGQNPQGFAGRDQGSQRQAQPFVADGGTGETPRPSSPRVAAYASILGRRGGLDISV
- a CDS encoding TetR/AcrR family transcriptional regulator — translated: MPDQPQGSRARLVEAAIDVVRTKGYTAARVEDICAAAGVTKGSFFHHFDSKDALALAAADQWRGCADAIFAAAGCDDLADPLDRLMAYLAFRRAMMTGDLAQWTCFAGTVIQETYRTHRHLSDACQASIAEHSDAVAAIIAEAMRRYGIEGDWTAPSLARHIQAVLQGAFILAKGEGQAAVAVESIDHLRRYVALLFRRPIG
- the sciP gene encoding CtrA inhibitor SciP; its protein translation is MTEPLRPRVKYVIGPDGSPLTIADLPPPGTQRWVIRRKAEVVAAVRGGLLSLDEACSRYTLTTEEFLGWQASIDRHGLAGLRTTRIQHYRQ
- a CDS encoding MFS transporter; amino-acid sequence: MTLSYRWTIVALGALMSCVGVGTMFSLAVFLNPITADTGWSHAGISSAMTLNFLVMGLGGFGWGAASDRWGTRIVVLAGALLLGLALVLASQAQSLLAFQLIYGMLVGLAASAFFAPMIATVTGWFDSHRSLAVSLVSAGMGVAPLTISPLARWLISAHGWRPAMLAIGILAWILLIPAALLVRRPPAAASDGTVAEAGRATPGISVADALRSPQFLVLGLTFFACCAAHSGPIFHMVSYAMVCGVAPMAAVSIYSVEGLAGLGGRLLLGVLADRYGVKPVLAAGLLAQALAIGTYLFVDRLGEFYALAIVFGGAYGGVMPLYATLAREYFGQAIMGTVLGAATLLSSLGMALGPLAGGWVFDSFKGYAWLFVGSCAVGLGAVAISLAFPPARPIRLQPA